A window of Mustela nigripes isolate SB6536 chromosome 9, MUSNIG.SB6536, whole genome shotgun sequence contains these coding sequences:
- the LOC132024977 gene encoding olfactory receptor 1J21-like: MDNQSSVSEFLLLGLPIRPEQQGIYYTLFLIIYMTTVLGNLLIILLIRLDPRLHTPMYFFLSHLAFTDISFSSVTAPKMLINMQTQTQSISYGGCISQVYFFLFWGDLDSFLLTSMAYDRYVAICHPLLYTAIMSQSLCFRLVIVSCVLSCASALLHTLLLARLSFCGDNTLPHFFCDLSALLKLSSSDTTVNDLVIITVGGVVITLPFICILVSYGRIGATILRVPSTKGICKALSTCGSHLSVVSLYYGAIIGLYFFPSSKNSNDKDVIVAVLYTLVTPMLNPFIYSLRNRDMKGALGHLLRRGIFSPY; this comes from the coding sequence ATGGATAATCAGAGCAGTGTGTCTGAGTTTctcctcctggggctccccaTCCGGCCAGAGCAGCAGGGCATATACTACACTCTTTTCCTGATCATATACATGACCACGGTGCTGGGGAACCTGCTCATCATCCTGCTCATCAGGCTGGACCCTCgcctccacacccccatgtacttcttcctcagcCACTTGGCCTTCACCGACATCTCTTTCTCATCAGTCACAGCTCCAAAGATGCTCATAAACATGCAGACACAGACTCAATCCATCTCATATGGTGGATGCATTTCCCAGgtgtatttcttcttattttgggGGGATCTTGACAGCTTCCTTCTCACATCAATGGCCTATGACAGGTACGTGGCCATCTGTCACCCCCTCCTCTATACCGCCATCATGAGTCAGAGCCTGTGTTTCCGGCTAGTAATTGTGTCCTGCGTCCTATCTTGTGCTAGTGCCCTTTTGCATACCCTCCTTCTGGCTCGTCTCTCTTTCTGTGGAGACAACACTCTCCCCCACTTCTTCTGTGACCTTTCTGCCTTGCTTAAGCTCTCCAGCTCAGATACCACAGTCAATGATCTGGTTATCATCACTGTAGGGGGAGTGGTCATTACCCTGCCATTCATATGCATCCTGGTCTCTTATGGCCGCATTGGGGCCACTATCCTGAGGGTTCCCTCAACCAAAGGAATCTGCAAAGCTTTGTCTACTTGTGGCTCTCACCTCTCTGTTGTGTCTCTGTACTATGGGGCAATTATTGGACTGTACTTCTTCCCCTCATCCAAAAACTCCAATGACAAGGATGTCATTGTGGCCGTATTGTACACTCTGGTTACCCCCATGCTAAATCCCTTTATCTACAGTCTGAGGAATCGGGATATGAAAGGAGCTCTGGGACACCTACTCAGAAGAGGAATATTTTCACCATATTGA